In Aspergillus fumigatus Af293 chromosome 4, whole genome shotgun sequence, one genomic interval encodes:
- a CDS encoding aspartate aminotransferase: protein MLSTLRVASRQAASREASMRTVVIGARHASAWSNVPQGPPDAILGITEAFKADTFKEKINLGVGAYRDDKGKPYVLPSVRAAEDKVVASRLDKEYAGITGIPSFTKAAAELAYGSDSAVIKEDRLVITQTISGTGALRIGGAFLQRFYPHAKKIYLPTPSWANHAAVFKDSGLDVASYRYYNKDTIGLDFEGLIADIKAAPNNSIILLHACAHNPTGVDPTQDQWRQISDVMKEKGHFAFFDMAYQGFASGNADRDAFAPRHFVKEGHNIALCQSFAKNMGLYGERVGAFSLVCESAEEKKRVDSQIKILIRPFYSNPPVHGARIASTIMNDPELNQQWLGEVKGMADRIIEMRALLKKNLEDLGSKHDWSHITSQIGMFAYTGLKPEQMEVLAKEHSVYATKDGRISVAGITSGNVKRLAEAIYKVTG from the exons ATGTTGTCCACTCTCAGAGTCGCCAGCCGCCAAGCTGCTTCGCGTGAGGCGAGCATGCGCACCGTGGTCATCGGTGCTAGACATGCCTCTGCCTGGTCCAATGTCCCTCAGGGTCCTCCG GACGCGATCCTTGGTATCACCGAGGCATTCAAGGCCGATAccttcaaggagaagatcaaccTTGGTGTTGGTGCCTACC GTGATGACAAGGGCAAGCCATATGTTCTGCCCTCGGTTCGTGCTGCCGAAGACAAGGTCGTTGCGTCGCGTCTCGACAAAGAATACGCTGGTATCACTGGTATTCCTTCCTTCACCAAGGCTGCTGCGGAATTGGCCTATGGCAGCGACTCCGCCGTCATCAAGGAGGACCGTCTTGTCATCACTCAGACCATTTCCGGTACCGGTGCCCTGAGAATCGGAGGTGCTTTCCTGCAGCGCTTCTACCCTCACGCTAAGAAGATCTACCTTCCCACTCCCAGCTGGGCCAACCATGCCGCCGTTTTCAAGGACTCCGGATTGGACGTCGCGTCCTACCGTTACTACAACAAGGACACTATTGGCCTTGACTTCGAGGGCCTCATCGCTGACATCAAGGCCGCTcccaacaacagcatcatcctaTTGCACGCCTGTGCTCACAACCCCACCGGTGTTGATCCCACCCAGGATCAGTGGCGCCAGATTAGCGATGtcatgaaggagaagggccaCTTCGCTTTCTTCGATATGGCCTACCAGGGCTTTGCCAGTGGTAACGCGGACCGTGATGCTTTTGCCCCTAGACACTTCGTCAAGGAGGGTCACAACATTGCCCTGTGCCAGAGTTTCGCCAAGAACATG GGTCTCTACGGCGAACGTGTTGGTGCTTTCTCTCTCGTCTGCGAATCcgctgaggagaagaagcgagtCGATTCGCAGATCAAGATCCTCATCCGTCCCTTCTACTCCAACCCTCCCGTTCACGGTGCTCGCATCGCCTCTACCATCATGAATGACCCTGAGCTCAACCAGCAGTGGCTGGGCGAGGTCAAGGGCATGGCCGACCGTATCATTGAGATGCGTGCTCTCCTCAAGAAGAACCTTGAGGACCTTGGCAGCAAGCACGACTGGTCGCACATCACCAGCCAG ATTGGCATGTTTGCCTACACTGGCCTGAAGCCCGAGCAGATGGAAGTTCTGGCCAAGGAG CACTCTGTTTATGCAACCAAGGACGGTCGTATCTCGGTCGCCGGCATCACCTCGGGCAACGTCAAGAGACTGGCTGAGGCCATCTACAAGGTCACCGGTTAA